From a single Miscanthus floridulus cultivar M001 chromosome 8, ASM1932011v1, whole genome shotgun sequence genomic region:
- the LOC136473728 gene encoding uncharacterized protein: MAVSAAVLLAATSPALACTPSAPPPTPLTVTVSPDDAIPDASESHPFEKLIIETACLARIGGADEARSRLAAAGCGESYARLLAAQVLFVDGKVDEAIAAFEELAREDPADYRPLFCQGVLYLVLGREAESESMLERCREVGDDTLVVDPAVMVTPTVDAESGDEKSEPEPAKV, encoded by the coding sequence ATGGCCGTCTCCGCCGCCGTCCTCCTCGCCGCCACCTCCCCGGCACTCGCGTGCACCCCATCCGCGCCCCCGCCCACTCCCCTGACAGTCACGGTGTCCCCCGACGATGCCATCCCAGACGCCTCCGAGTCCCACCCATTCGAGAAGCTCATCATCGAGACCGCCTGCCTCGCGCGCATCGGCGGCGCGGACGAGGCGCGCTCGCGCCTGGCCGCGGCCGGATGTGGAGAGAGCTATGCCCGCCTCCTGGCCGCTCAGGTTCTGTTCGTGGACGGGAAGGTGGACGAGGCAATCGCAGCCTTCGAGGAGCTTGCGCGGGAGGACCCCGCTGACTACCGCCCGCTGTTCTGTCAGGGCGTGCTGTACCTCGTCCTTGGCAGGGAGGCGGAGTCCGAGTCCATGCTCGAGCGATGCCGCGAGGTCGGCGACGACACGCTAGTCGTAGATCCGGCAGTGATGGTAACGCCGACCGTGGATGCGGAATCCGGTGATGAGAAGTCAGAGCCGGAGCCGGCGAAGGTGTGA